TTAAAGACAGCAGCAAGTAGAAGCAGGCCATCACTTTCTCCCAGGATGGTGGGTAAATTAAGGCGATCAAAAAAGCATTCTTCAGTCCGATCCAATGACGGACAAATCAGAATCTTAAATACACCAATATAATTCCCACCTCCAGCCATACACTTGCACAAAATGTCCGTTGAAAGATACATAATTTTAGCGGCCCAAATATTTATCGTTTGGTTCGTTTCGTTTTCTTGCCCTCTGTGGGTATTTttctgttcttgttcttgttcttcacATTGTGCGTTTCATAATATCGCACCCCAACCTTTTTCGTCTTTTGGGAACGGTCGATCCTTCGCTTCTGCAGACAGACGGGGcaaaagaaatacagagagataaGACAAATGGAAGTGTTTCGGCTTGAGAAACAACAGGAACTCTTTCTTTCCGTCTTTGAGGCAATCATGAACACATCCATCTGTGGTGTCAACCCAGACAGATGAGGCACGCTGGGAGAACAGGCCAGGACGTACCTCTTTAGATGTGAGCTTGTTTCTCTCCTCTggctcttcatcatcctcagcCTTCCTCTTTCTGCCCGCCTGCATCGTGCCTGCGTAAGATATGATGAAGACGATGATGAAGAGCACATTTAGGAATCCGAAAAATTCACAATAGTTATCATTACCATATGCGGACATCAACACTCACATCCATGCTACATACAAAAACTGTAAACGGAGGATCTATTATGACTAATTCACATTTTGACAAGTCAGATGATATAAACTCTATATTGCCTCTTTAAGGTGGTGACAGACTGAGACTGGGGTCGACATTtaataatcaaataaaacatgtaaCCTGAGCGTGTCAATAAACCTGTGAGAGGAAGTGAGTTTGAGCCTGTGCCTTTCTTTTCCATAGCTCGACAAATGCCCGCATTGGGGCAAAAACCCACCAGGGAATTAATTTCTTTAGCCCCTGCTGCTAGAAATATGTCAGTACAGATTTGGAGGCCCTACTTTATTAATTTGTATTCATTGCGTAACATCAGCAAAAGCTGGCGGGTTTTAAAAATGGCGTTTGTTGTCTTCCATTCACGTAGTTTTAACCAATAAGCGTCAGCCGTCACTGAGTGTGCCACCCAACAGTTATAGGGCCACACAGAAGTAGCTAACCAGGAGTAGGTACTTATTTTGCCCCCCAAAACGGGCATGAAAGAGATCCTACAGGGGCGATTTCTGCAGTGGAAAAACACCTAAAGGTATCGGGTCTCCTAAAACGGCTTAtgggttcctgcagtggaataGCACCTTATGCTCTTCCTGAGACAAGGATTAAAATATCCGCTGACAACATGGGGGAAGTAAAATACAAGGGAGACATGGCTTTCTtggtctttttttctgtctattTTTGGTCAAAACATTTTCTAAAACTTTGTATCACGTAAATAAGCTTGCCATCCAAACATGCCCTTTCCAGTTTAGACatgctgaagaaaaaaaaaggaaaaaaaggagtcCTCAGATGTTACCCTTAGTGTTACCTTTAGTGCGTTTGGATTTATTTGCAGCGTTCTGCTTTTCCTTCATGTCTGCAAACACCTTATCAGACAGACCTTTTGGGATTCTGTCAAAGAAACACAAGGAGAACACATTACTCACAATATCAACTACCCGCTACCAAAGGTTtgggggttaggggttgggtctGGCCGGGGGAGGGGAGACCTTCACAAATCATACACAACAAAGTGTTTCAGGCCAAGCCTTGGCTAAGCCGTGATCTGAATTTTAACAACAAACATTAACAGTACAATGACGCAGAAGACGGCAGCATAACTCAAGCAGATGAGCCAGAGGCAAATCGAGAAGACAAGCCAGATTCTACCAATGGCCAGGAATGTGGAGAGGGGCACAAGTTCACCTCAAGACAcccctctcattcactcactcaagaaCTCCTGGCGAACAATGCTGCATTTCAAAGGGGTAAAAAGAGGGAACGTTGGGTGAATAATCATGGAAGACTGACCGGATAGCAGAGAAGTGCTTGGACTTTGCCCGATCCAGGAAATGCTTTAACTTGGCAATCTTCTCATCCAGCTGTTTGTTCACCTCGCGTGTACTCTTGCTCTTTGAGCTCCCAGCATCAGAAGCGGGGCCTTCCTTGACTGGTTTCTCCTCAtcccctttctctcgctcctcaTCCTGGtttcctccctcctcatcctcgcCGTCACCTTCCTCACTACCATCTTCGTCCTCACTACCATCCTCGTCCTCGCACTCGCTGCCAGACAGGTCGAGGAGGTCAGGGGTCTCGACGGGCACCAGGTCTTCCTCACTGAACTGAGGAGCCACGTTGATCTTGCCGAAGTTTTGCCGGATGTTGGACAGCATCTTCTGCACCTGCTCTTGCTTGTGTTTCAGCTGCTCTTGGGCCTGGTTGTCAGAGGAAGAGGCCATGGCCTGCATCTGCTCCTCAGGCAGCTGCTCCACGCACACGGCCTGCTCTGCCTCTACAACAGGGCCTTCCAAGGGCACTGCTGTTTTCGCCTGGGATGGGATCAAATTCAAAAAAGTACCTcaaaaaatgtcatgtcataCTCAATATTCCTTCACAAATGATCACAATAACTGTTGATTGACACATTGAAAAATGTCATCAATTTCCTAAAACCATGCAACCATAATGCAATTCAGAATGGAATACTTGCATTTTACCAGAAGGTGGCAGAACAGAATACATTTGCAGTTTTAACATTGTGGCTAAAGACCTTTTGCCCTGTTCCCTcacctcctcatctccctccaTGCCAAGGGGCTTCACAAAGAAGGGGATGCGCCCCCGCTGCCAGTCATTCAGCACCATCTTGGACACGGTGGGAAGGTCAGGCTCACCACCCTACaatcatcacaaacacacacacagaggctgaatTTAAAACATATTACCTAATCCAACGGAAGCCACAGAGTATGATCTAATACTCTTACTCACTCATTAACCAAAACAACTCCATTccaattccattccattcccaTAAACCAGACCCAATCTAACGAACAGGCCTGAAACATCACCAGCACCGGACGAAGACCCAATGTGGTCATCCTCTCTGAGGAGCACTTTCTCAGTGTTAGGCATTTGGTGAAATGTTCATTTGTTGCTTTCTGGGAGTATGGTTCTGATTAAAACGGGCCTGCTGGTTTCTGAGAGCTGTGACCGGTGGAGTCAGTTCTGCAGCAGCTGCTGTGGGCAGAGAGGCAAGGCCGGGTCGACCCGACCCAGCAGCCTGGGAACAGTTTCTGTGGCTGACTCACTCCACCAGCTCCCACTGGCACGCTCTGGCCCGTCTCCACCCAGCAGGCCCGGACGTGACACATTGTGCCTGTTTACTTGCAAAGTtacgtaaacaaacacactcacacatacacacacacacacacacacacacacagggtgtgtgtacaggcagTACACAATTCTTTTGTGCTTGTGGCGGCCAGACCTTAAGGAGTTTTCCTGTGCGGAATGCAAGCTTTTCCAGGAAATCCTCGGCAGACGTCCAAGACGGAATTCGGTAGGTCTTCTGGATGTACTCAGCCTTGGCCCTCTCCAGCACCGCACCAATGTGGTCCTCTGGGGTCTTGATCTTCTCAACTTGGACCTGGCCGAGGAGAGTTCATGTATGTGAGATCCACTCCAACAGTGACAGCTTTGAATGATACGCATGTCTGATGGTAACGGGGGGGGGGCCTTACCACTCCTTTGAGAACGATGTCTGTCTCGCTGTCCCCGGAAGGATACACAACACCTGGACAGTCGATGAGGAAAATGCGTCTCATCAGGGTAATATACTGCCAAACCTGGAAGGGAGGATGACATACATGGATTACATGGAAACAGGGAAACTATTGTATCATTCCAGGCTGAAACCTGGATACACCCAATAGTCGGACATTGTTTAGGAGACGTCTAGTTAGAGGAGAAAACATATCAGGACAAATCTAGTTAAGAGGGGAAAACACATTATCCggtgctttggaattgcaacgGGATACCCAAGAGTGGAAGATGGCTGTTTTCAATCTGGTTATCAAAAACGAGTCATCATCAGCCTTCCCTTACCTCCTCTCGTCTTCTCTAAGAGAACCATTACTCACAGCCTGTTTGTACAACGAGAGGAGGCGGCTGACAGGTTGGGGGGCCGAGGGGtaattttgacacacacacaaatacatgtgttTAAGGCCAAAAAGGCCTGCTGGAAAGCTACAGAAGGTTCAAGGCCTccaccaaacacactcatgtcaAAGCTATCCAAGATGGCTCGGCCACACATGACTCCAGACTGGGAGAATTTCACAACGTATTATAAACTACCATTCTGATTTTTGGGAATGAGGATTCTGTGTCATTTTCAACATGAAAAAATGCCAGACAAGTAAATTACCTCTGTCAAAAGGGGGTTAATGGTGGGAGTAAGGAGTATTGAACACATTACAAGCCATTTGCCAATACACCCCCATTGTATAAGAAGTACAAGGCGTTTGGCATTTGCATTATGGGTGAAATGAAGGGCGAGGTGAGCAGAGGGCTTCGCTGCCTTACCTTGGTTTCGCCAGCGAGAGGCGCCACATTGCATACTTTTTTGTGGCGCAGGGTGTTGATGATGGAGCTCTTTCCAACATTAGGGTAACCAATGAAGCCAACACTTATCTgctttttgtctgtgtggaGCTGCAATGGCAAATGTaagaaattaaaacaaatgGACAGTGATAGACAGTGTAACTACTCTTATTCTTTCTTCTGTACATTTAGAATGCAAACATTAAAGGACAAAGTTAAATTGGCAATATGAGATAAGAGCTGCAAAGGCCACAGTTTTCCAGTTTCTTATTTATAAAGAAAATCAGCAAATGTTCAAgtgaattagaaaaacaacatacTGGCTGGTACAAAGGTTTTAAAAACAGTGCGTCTCTTCTGTCCTTGCGCAAGACCACAATACGACTCGGACACGATATTATCTATTAGCACAGCTCTCCAAGTTCAACACAGCATTAGTTCTGGTGGTCTACTCAATGTTtccaaaggagaaaaaaagtggTTTGCTTCACGCAACGCTCTTCAAAGTGATTACTGCCAAGGATTTACAACTCTTTCATAGTAACTATGGTATTCCTGGACTTGTTGTTCGGCTAAAAGGGTATATCAGTAGTATAACTTTCAACTTAATTTATTTGTCCGGGCCTGCACGCTCTTTTTAGAGCTTCCAACTACTTGTTTACGGCCCAGGCTCTATAAATAGGGGCTGACAGCAAATGTGTAGTCGGGGGCGTTGCCTGGAGACCAAGTGATGTTGGGACAGCGGGGGAAGATGAGGGGACTGAGCCACATGGATGATCATCAGTTCACCTTTTAACGCGACCGCAAGCATGACAAAAGaggtgcgcaagtgtgtgtgtgtgtgtgtgtgtgtgtgtgtgtgtgcgctcgatcactgactctcactctctcacactcagccAACAGTTGGAAACACACCATGACATGCAGGGATGGAAGAAATACAGATGAGGAATCAAACAAATGGAGGAAAACCCAAAGCTGTAGTTTCTGTTCTCGTATGAAGGGGACGGCAAAGCGTACCTTGCCAAACTGGCGGAGGAGCTGAATGAGGGAGCCCTTGCCGAAGGAGTTGGTGAGGCTGGCGTGGAAGGCCAGCGTGGGGTACTCGCTGGACAACGTGGCCACCCAGCGTTTCTGcagcacaaaaaacacaaacacacacacacacacacactgtgagcacaTACATCACCCTTGACATGAACATACCCATACTGATCCACTCACAGCTCTGCATGAAGCATCCATTATAAGCAGTGGCTTATTACCCATAATAAGCCTGTGTAATAGTTTTCATCTGAGGGCTGTCTACTGACACCTCATCCAttctgctcttctgctctcccCGGCACGCACACACTGCGCTGACGCAAACACTGCGctgctgacgcacacacacaaacacacacctccgccATGAAGTCAGGCTAAGATAAATACCCCTGATGGTAAACGAAGCAGAACTGGCGAGGGCACAGCAGAGGGAAACTTGATGAGAGATTTCCATTCCAACACGCTGTATGCGCACACAAAGAAAGCATTAACGCAACGCACAAAGCTACCTGGCACGGGACacccaaacaacaacaaacaaacaaaacaaaacaaaaaagccaCTGCCGCAGTAATTTGAAGCCCATAAACAAATCCTTTGGAGCAGGCAATTAGCTTCCCGTTTCCTGTTTGGTGACCCccagttttgttttttaagcacaaacacatgtacatgtgaaaataaaggtgtgtgtgtgtgtgtgagtgtgcgtgtgtgcggggggggggggggtctgagatAAACAAAGGGCTGCTAGTCATGCACATCAAAACAGAAACAAGAGcctacagacagagaaagactcaattcatttattttcctttcatcACTGACGGGGCAACACGCGCTGCAGGAGCTGCTTACCGTGACCCAGGTGGGGATGAGGTCGCACTTGTTGAGCACGAAGATGAGGTGCTTCCAGCCCTTCTCCTTCTTGATGTAGGTCTCGATGTTCTTGGAGCGCGTGCCCAAGGGGTCACGTGCGTCCAGAACCTGGATGATGACGTCTGAGGAGTCGATCACCTGCGGAGAGGCGGGTCAGAGGTCAAGTTTGGTGGCCACTTCAAGGAGGTATCAGCTGACAAACCTTGTCTAGGCGGTGGAAAagttgcgtgtttgtgtgtgagaaaagtctaagtgtgtgtgaagatgtgtctTAGAGCAAGGGGTCAGAGCAGCTTTGAAGGCCAGGAAGCTAGCTGGGTTTTGGTTACCTTATAAAGTTCACCCCAAATCCTCTTGGACTGTCCCTTCTTGAAAATCTCCTCACGAGCTTCATTCCTAAAAAACATCACCAAGCACTGATTAATGAACACGGAGACGAGAGACAAGGAAAAGTAGAGGAGAGGATCCCTTCAAAAGCCTCCACTCTGAGTGTTTTGGGGAACAGGATCTCAGTAACAACAAATCTTCAAAAGAACAAACAGTTCAACTCTTTCTGCATTTAGACTTGTGGCTATAGTTTGCATTACTAAAATCAAGTTATACAAGAACATACAACTTATGATCGCATCAGCAAACGGAGAATTCCCCTGAGAACAATCTTGTCAAACATCCAAATAACACCAAACATATGAAGGGTATCATCAAGGGGACAGTTCTGTCCGAAAATGCCTGAAAAATGTGAGtatttcttcttctgtggtttAACCTTACCttttcagagtgtgtgcttAGACCT
The DNA window shown above is from Clupea harengus chromosome 11, Ch_v2.0.2, whole genome shotgun sequence and carries:
- the gnl2 gene encoding nucleolar GTP-binding protein 2, coding for MVKPQFKGKMSINPSSSSSNPDRAKGAGGSNMRDRSTIKRLNMYRQKQRCNNRGKVIRPLSYQSTVTDGTVARVEPNIKWFANTRVIKQSSLQKFQDEMGAVVKNPYRVVMKQSKVPMSLLHDRVKAHNAKVHILDTETYETTFGPKSQRKRPSLCVGDVQDLLEQAQASAETYSSDKDRDLVVEDDGIRNEAREEIFKKGQSKRIWGELYKVIDSSDVIIQVLDARDPLGTRSKNIETYIKKEKGWKHLIFVLNKCDLIPTWVTKRWVATLSSEYPTLAFHASLTNSFGKGSLIQLLRQFGKLHTDKKQISVGFIGYPNVGKSSIINTLRHKKVCNVAPLAGETKVWQYITLMRRIFLIDCPGVVYPSGDSETDIVLKGVVQVEKIKTPEDHIGAVLERAKAEYIQKTYRIPSWTSAEDFLEKLAFRTGKLLKGGEPDLPTVSKMVLNDWQRGRIPFFVKPLGMEGDEEAKTAVPLEGPVVEAEQAVCVEQLPEEQMQAMASSSDNQAQEQLKHKQEQVQKMLSNIRQNFGKINVAPQFSEEDLVPVETPDLLDLSGSECEDEDGSEDEDGSEEGDGEDEEGGNQDEEREKGDEEKPVKEGPASDAGSSKSKSTREVNKQLDEKIAKLKHFLDRAKSKHFSAIRIPKGLSDKVFADMKEKQNAANKSKRTKGTMQAGRKRKAEDDEEPEERNKLTSKEKRRIDRSQKTKKVGVRYYETHNVKNKNKNRKIPTEGKKTKRTKR